A stretch of DNA from Roseofilum casamattae BLCC-M143:
TGTTGTCGGCGGATTTATGGTCACCGATCGCATGTTGCAAATGTTCAAGAAAAAAGAAGCCTGAGCGGCTCCTGGCGATCGTCGCCAAGCTGACTATTCTTTGATGCTTACCTTGAGGAAAAATACTCGCAATGACAGCCGTAACCGAATTTTTGCCAACGGGGATTGAACTGGTGTACTTAGTCGCCGCTTCCCTGTTCATTATTGGATTGAAACAACTGGGATCTCCCGCAACAGCACGTAATGGCAATTTATTAGGCTCAATTGCCATGTTTTTAGCTGTTGCAGTCACCTTATTAGACCAACAAGTTTTAAACTACGAGCTAATTCTAGTTGGGGTAATTATTGGTTCCCTAATTGGCGCGATCGCAGCGAAACAAGTTGCCATGACTGCGATGCCGCAAATGGTCGGGTTATTTAATGGGTTGGGAGGTGCTGCATCTGCTCTAGTTGCGATCGCCGAATTTTGGCGGCGTATGAGCCACAACCAACCCCTTCCCATCGATGCCAATCTTTCCGTGATTCTCAGTGTCTTTATCGGCGGAATTACCCTCACCGGAAGTTTAGTAGCCTTTGCCAAATTACAAGGACTCCTCACTGGAGCGCCAATTAAATTTCCCCTGCAACAACCGATTAACATTCTCTTACTGGCCGGATTTATCGGGATTAGCGCTTACTTGCTCTTCGATCCGATGAATGTTCCCTTCTTCTTAGGAATGGTGGGAATTTCCGCAGTGTTAGGAATTTTATTCGTCATTCCTATCGGCGGGGGAGACATGCCTGTCGTCATTTCCCTGCTTAACTCCCTCTCCGGTTTAGCCGCGAGTGCTGCCGGATTTGTGGTGATGAATAACGTGCTGATTATTTCCGGTGCATTAGTTGGTGCATCTGGCTTAATCCTCACGCAAATTATGTGCAAAGCCATGAACCGTACCCTAACCAATGTGTTATTTGGTGGCTTCGGAACAGCAGAAGGCGGTAGTGGCAGCGCAAGTGGCACTGGAGGAGCTGAGGCAAAAACCGTTCACAGCATTGATTCGGAAGAAGGAGCCATGATGCTCGGATATTCCAAATCTGTGGTGATTGTTCCCGGATATGGAATGGCTGTGGCTC
This window harbors:
- a CDS encoding NAD(P)(+) transhydrogenase (Re/Si-specific) subunit beta, which encodes MTAVTEFLPTGIELVYLVAASLFIIGLKQLGSPATARNGNLLGSIAMFLAVAVTLLDQQVLNYELILVGVIIGSLIGAIAAKQVAMTAMPQMVGLFNGLGGAASALVAIAEFWRRMSHNQPLPIDANLSVILSVFIGGITLTGSLVAFAKLQGLLTGAPIKFPLQQPINILLLAGFIGISAYLLFDPMNVPFFLGMVGISAVLGILFVIPIGGGDMPVVISLLNSLSGLAASAAGFVVMNNVLIISGALVGASGLILTQIMCKAMNRTLTNVLFGGFGTAEGGSGSASGTGGAEAKTVHSIDSEEGAMMLGYSKSVVIVPGYGMAVAQAQHVVRELADLLEKQGVEVRYAIHPVAGRMPGHMNVLLAEANVPYDRLYDMDDINPQFEQTDVALVIGANDVVNPAARSNQESPIFGMPILEVDRAKHAIIIKRSLSTGFAGVDNDLFYKDKTMMLFGSAKDMVNQLVSSVKEL